The Leptospiraceae bacterium genome includes the window GAATTAATTTAAAAGAAGAGACTCTACATTTACGAGCAGGGATCAATTCAGGAAAAGCGATACGTGGAAATGTTGGCAACTCAAGAAGAAAAGACAACACTTTGATAGGGGACTCTGTAAATGTAGCAAGTAGGTTAGAAAAACTTTGTGATCCGGATAAAGTTTTAATCAGCGAAAATACTTACCAACTTGTGAAAAATGACATAAAAATTACGTCCGGCGAAAAAGTGAATATTCGTGGAAGAGAGTCAGAGCTTACGGTTTACTATATCGAAGAGGCTTAAAAAAAAGTTAATCTGCTTTTCTTCTTAAATAAGCCGGAATATCATAATCCTCAGTGTAACCGGTACTAATTCTTGGAGAGGACTTAATACTTCTCGATGAGTCAACCAAGTCAGAGTCATTCAAGCCTACTACTTTGGCTTGCACTGATTTTTGGATTTCTAAATCATCTTTCTTTATTGGTTTAATTTTCTTATTGAATCCGGTTGCAATTACTGTAACCCGAATTTTTTGATTTAAAGAAATATCTTCATTTAATCCAATGATTATATTTGCATTTTGATCTACTTGAGATGTAATGATTTGTGATACTTCGTTCCAATCATGGATAGTCAAATCATTTCCGCCACTTACATTGATGAGTAATGAGCTTGCACCATTGATAGAGCTGTCTTCCAATAATGCGTTATTGATTGCGTGCTCTACAGCTTCGCTGACACGATTTTCACCTATTCCTTCTCCTACTCCCATGATTGCATCACCCGTATCTTTCATTATAGTTTTCACATCAGCAAAATCTACATTGATAATTCCCGGGTGATTGATAATGTCACTCAAGCCTTTTACTGCATTGAGCAAAATATCGTCTATAACTCGAAAAGCTAAATCAATCGGGCTATTTTTATCTACTACTTTAAATATAGAATCGTTGCGAATTGTAATCAGTGTGTCCACATTTGCACGTAAGGCATTCAATCCAGAGTTCGCAAGCTCAGCTCTTCTTTTCCCTTCAAATGTAAAAGGCATAGTAACTACACCTACAACAAGGCATTTCAACTCTTTTGCAATTTCTGCAATGACGGGAGCTGCACCAGTTCCTGTGCCTCCACCCATTCCGGCAGTAACAAAAATCATATCAGCTCCTTTTAGAGCTTGAACAATTTTGTCTTTGTCTTCTGCTGCGGACTTACTGCCCAATTCAGGATCCCCGCCTGCTCCCATCCCGCGAGTGACTTTGCTGCCAATTTGAACTTTATTTTCAACAATAGATTTTTTTAATACTTGTTCGTCTGTGTTGATTACTAAAAATTCTACTCCTTTTAAATTGGAGTTTGCCATTCTACTGACTGCATTCATTCCACCGCCACCTACACCTACCACTTTGATTACTGCGGGGCTTGTTTTCTCTTCTTCTAAATATAACATCTGATTCCCTCTATAAATTATTTTCCATCCATCTACGGATTTTTTTTGTCCAACTTCCCTTCTCTGTGTACCCAGTGGAAATATTCTCTTCTGTATTTACTAACCTTGATGCGTATTTTATTAATCCTATTGCGGTAGAAAATTCTGGGGTAGATACTTTTTCGGTTAACCCGGACAAAGCTGCGGGTCTTGCCCTTCCCACAGACAATCCAAAAACGTCCTCTGCCAATTGCTCTATTCCAGGCAAAAGACTTCCCCCTCCGGTCAGAATAACCCCTCCTGCAAGCGATGATTTTTTTCCTGAACGAACAATTTCTGCATCGATGAGCTCTAAAATTTCTTTCATCCTTGGCTCAATAATTCTTACCAAATCTTGTCTAAGGATAGTTCGAGCCGGCCTTCCACTGATTGCAGGTATATCTATTTTTTCAGTAGGATCCATTTCGTCTGCAAGTGTGTGTCCAAATCTTTTCTTAATTATTTCTGCTGCATCAATCGGTGTTTTCAATCCAATCGAAACATCGCTTGTAATATGGTAACCACCAAGCGGGATAATGGAAGAAAACGTAACTCCTCCGTCAATATAAATTATCAGATCACAAATCCCAGCTCCAATATCTATTACCGCAGTTCCAAGATCTTTTTCTCCAGATGTTAAAACTGTTTCAGATGAAGCAAGGCTTGACAAAACTCGATCCATTTCAGATAGACCTGCAGACTCTAAACAGCGATTCAAATTGTGGATAGTAGTGTTTCCAATAGTAACAATGTGTACTTCGGCTTCGAGTCTGACTCCTGTCATTCCAATCGGGTCTTTGATGTTTGTCTGATCATCCACTGCAAACTCTTTT containing:
- the ftsZ gene encoding cell division protein FtsZ, which encodes MLYLEEEKTSPAVIKVVGVGGGGMNAVSRMANSNLKGVEFLVINTDEQVLKKSIVENKVQIGSKVTRGMGAGGDPELGSKSAAEDKDKIVQALKGADMIFVTAGMGGGTGTGAAPVIAEIAKELKCLVVGVVTMPFTFEGKRRAELANSGLNALRANVDTLITIRNDSIFKVVDKNSPIDLAFRVIDDILLNAVKGLSDIINHPGIINVDFADVKTIMKDTGDAIMGVGEGIGENRVSEAVEHAINNALLEDSSINGASSLLINVSGGNDLTIHDWNEVSQIITSQVDQNANIIIGLNEDISLNQKIRVTVIATGFNKKIKPIKKDDLEIQKSVQAKVVGLNDSDLVDSSRSIKSSPRISTGYTEDYDIPAYLRRKAD
- the ftsA gene encoding cell division protein FtsA, which encodes MNDLSNSIVALDLGSSLTKVVVGRALGNEEIEIIGVGTSPSTGIKNGGIINIDTTIKSIVDAIGDAELMSGQEINQVIVNVTGRTIRADNSKGVVAITNKERTVSEQDVIRVIDAAQAIRIPADQQILHVLSKEFAVDDQTNIKDPIGMTGVRLEAEVHIVTIGNTTIHNLNRCLESAGLSEMDRVLSSLASSETVLTSGEKDLGTAVIDIGAGICDLIIYIDGGVTFSSIIPLGGYHITSDVSIGLKTPIDAAEIIKKRFGHTLADEMDPTEKIDIPAISGRPARTILRQDLVRIIEPRMKEILELIDAEIVRSGKKSSLAGGVILTGGGSLLPGIEQLAEDVFGLSVGRARPAALSGLTEKVSTPEFSTAIGLIKYASRLVNTEENISTGYTEKGSWTKKIRRWMENNL